One window of Desulfobacca acetoxidans DSM 11109 genomic DNA carries:
- a CDS encoding cobaltochelatase subunit CobN produces the protein MCRNEKAVEGRNPGLHTKVIFFLGCMLGWLFCSSGPAYAAKQKVTLLLTDAPTKTSIEAVKAIYLDYPNLKQQVEFHIYPSLRTGTRKNDLTPVSESKLIFIMLKGADLVKAVKPELEMAIKKGAKVYCVSGSYYDEHEEMGIKVDKQMLNYFSEGGLENMKNMILYALKKDCSFNVSFNPPIEYPHLGIYDSKTRKIFRDFEEYKKAYTAYRAGNPWIGVHFSKYNIGSGENKHLDAVIRNLEGAGFNVLPVYGSLAEAVEKFFCREIDSVNGPDSGKEGGQGNDRSRVRLVIALGIKHGWGVKPEATIPLLSRLNVPVVNAISLLGQSRKEWEKSPAGLDIFSRSFQIATPEIVGMIQPTIIASKERRIDKATGFEYIEEEPIPDRIERLTARVKAWVNLQDKPNKDKKIALVYYNYPPGKQNIGASYLNVLPESLWEILLRLKSEGYDLGGPGSGKQEKELRKEELFQEIQDYGRNISNWAPAEIDKLVKAGGKTVFPGKPQEGSSRGPVLIPLAIYKKWFAQLPESLQNSMIKSWGPVEQSNIMIWKDTDGKQYLVIPAVRYGNLLFTPQPARGWEQDIKKVFHDVTIPPHHQYVAFYLWLKHGFQADAVAHIGTHGTHEWLPGKEVGFTREDPPELLIQDLPNIYPYIVDNVGEGLQAKRRGMAVIIDYMTPPFDKAGLNKELKELASLFSDYGVAKEKSPPLAGTKLKEINELAKKMGLLTDLKLTEIKTEDEIEEVEHYLKDIAEKQTPMGLHTLGKSPEERYRKSTAEAILSIEKGLTEEERKKKLADLEDRINRSGPSEMDAFTAALSGQYIPAAQGNDPIRNPDSLPTGKNFYSFDPTRLPSPKIYEMGAKLARELIDGYQARHGQYPDKLSFVLWATETIRHEGVMESQIMYLLGIKPKWDERGRVVGVEAIPRKELGRPRIDVTMAPSGLYRDVFPNLMDLLDQAVTLAKQQDEADNLLRDNIRRTRQMLLEKGVALELAERLAAVRLFTTPPGAYGTNLDKAIVQSNSWDKDEQLADIYLRQMSHVYGQGFWGDKIENLDKNTRKAEDISLTLFKSALSGTKMAVHSRSSNLICTLDSDDFYGELGGMAMTIRALDGKTPETYVTNMSNPVSPKQETLEKVMGTEMRSRYLNPKWIKAMMKEGYAGARFVDKVIENLWGWQVTVPEAVDAAKWNEMYETYVLDKNGLDIKKMFKDAQNMWAYQSLVARMLETVRKGYWQPDQKVIDTLSKEYAESAKEVGMACCEHTCNNPMLSDFTSAVLMSVPGMETKAKEFKQALDAVKNIQQPSKALNSQASPNVTSPSADSQAKGAQKSPDDKTPPADSQAKPSQASPDAKSQKVEGLEVEEVNRGGFSATPIPYLFIAGFIVFLLLIRAGWRKKGDLRRR, from the coding sequence ATGTGCCGGAATGAAAAGGCTGTAGAGGGCAGAAATCCTGGGCTACACACCAAAGTAATCTTTTTTCTGGGATGTATGCTGGGTTGGCTGTTCTGTTCCTCGGGACCGGCTTATGCCGCTAAGCAAAAAGTCACCCTGCTGCTTACCGATGCGCCGACCAAGACCAGCATTGAAGCGGTGAAGGCCATCTATCTAGACTATCCCAATTTAAAGCAACAGGTGGAATTTCATATCTATCCCAGCCTCCGGACCGGCACCCGGAAAAACGACCTGACCCCTGTGAGCGAGTCGAAATTAATATTCATCATGCTCAAAGGTGCCGACCTGGTCAAGGCAGTAAAACCCGAGCTGGAAATGGCGATTAAAAAGGGGGCCAAGGTCTATTGTGTAAGCGGTTCTTATTATGACGAACACGAGGAGATGGGCATCAAGGTCGATAAGCAAATGCTGAATTACTTTAGCGAAGGCGGCCTGGAAAATATGAAGAACATGATTCTTTATGCCCTCAAGAAGGACTGCTCATTTAATGTTTCCTTTAATCCGCCGATAGAATATCCCCACCTGGGCATCTATGACTCCAAAACCAGGAAGATTTTCAGGGACTTTGAGGAATATAAAAAGGCTTATACCGCGTATCGAGCCGGCAATCCCTGGATAGGGGTACATTTTTCTAAATATAACATTGGCTCAGGAGAGAACAAGCACCTTGACGCCGTCATCCGCAACCTGGAAGGCGCGGGTTTCAATGTCTTGCCGGTTTACGGGTCGCTGGCAGAGGCCGTAGAAAAATTCTTCTGCCGGGAGATCGATTCCGTTAACGGCCCTGACTCCGGAAAGGAAGGAGGTCAGGGTAACGACCGCAGCCGGGTGCGGCTGGTTATTGCCCTCGGGATAAAGCACGGCTGGGGGGTAAAGCCTGAAGCCACGATCCCGCTTTTGAGCCGGCTCAATGTCCCCGTGGTCAATGCCATATCACTTCTGGGCCAATCAAGGAAGGAGTGGGAAAAGTCTCCCGCGGGCCTGGATATTTTTTCCAGATCCTTCCAGATAGCCACTCCGGAGATAGTTGGGATGATTCAGCCGACGATTATCGCCTCCAAGGAGAGAAGGATAGATAAAGCTACGGGGTTCGAGTATATCGAGGAAGAACCGATACCGGATCGGATAGAACGGCTTACCGCCCGAGTGAAGGCCTGGGTTAATCTTCAGGATAAACCCAATAAGGATAAGAAGATTGCCCTGGTCTATTACAACTATCCGCCGGGTAAACAGAACATCGGGGCCTCCTACCTCAATGTGCTGCCCGAGAGTCTATGGGAAATACTCCTCCGGCTTAAGTCGGAAGGCTATGATCTCGGGGGGCCGGGTTCAGGAAAGCAGGAGAAAGAGCTTCGCAAGGAGGAACTTTTTCAGGAAATCCAAGATTATGGCCGGAATATCAGCAACTGGGCCCCGGCAGAGATCGATAAACTGGTGAAGGCGGGGGGGAAAACGGTCTTTCCCGGAAAACCCCAGGAGGGTAGTAGCCGGGGACCGGTGCTGATTCCCTTGGCGATTTATAAAAAATGGTTCGCCCAGTTGCCCGAAAGCCTGCAAAATTCCATGATAAAAAGCTGGGGTCCGGTGGAGCAGAGCAACATTATGATTTGGAAGGATACGGACGGTAAGCAATATCTGGTCATACCTGCGGTGCGATACGGCAACCTCCTGTTCACCCCCCAACCGGCCCGTGGCTGGGAACAGGATATTAAAAAAGTTTTTCATGACGTCACTATCCCTCCTCATCATCAATATGTCGCCTTTTATCTCTGGCTGAAACACGGCTTTCAGGCCGATGCCGTAGCCCACATCGGCACACACGGCACCCATGAGTGGCTGCCGGGAAAAGAAGTAGGGTTCACCCGAGAAGACCCGCCGGAGCTTTTGATCCAGGACCTGCCCAATATCTATCCCTACATCGTCGATAATGTGGGGGAAGGACTCCAGGCCAAGCGCCGGGGCATGGCGGTAATCATCGACTATATGACCCCGCCTTTTGATAAAGCCGGGTTGAATAAAGAGCTGAAGGAACTTGCCAGCCTTTTCAGCGATTACGGGGTTGCCAAGGAAAAGAGCCCCCCCTTGGCTGGTACCAAGCTCAAAGAGATTAACGAACTGGCCAAAAAGATGGGGTTGCTCACCGACCTCAAGCTGACGGAGATCAAGACCGAGGACGAGATAGAAGAGGTGGAACATTACCTTAAAGATATTGCGGAAAAACAGACCCCCATGGGGTTGCATACCTTAGGAAAATCACCGGAGGAGAGATATCGCAAAAGTACAGCGGAGGCGATTCTTTCCATTGAGAAAGGGTTAACCGAAGAGGAAAGAAAAAAGAAGCTGGCAGACTTGGAGGACCGGATAAACCGCTCCGGCCCCAGTGAGATGGATGCCTTTACCGCGGCCCTCTCGGGCCAATACATCCCGGCCGCCCAGGGGAACGACCCGATCAGAAATCCCGATTCGTTGCCCACGGGGAAAAATTTTTATTCTTTTGACCCCACCCGGCTTCCTTCGCCAAAGATATATGAGATGGGGGCCAAACTAGCTCGGGAGTTGATCGATGGCTACCAGGCCAGACACGGACAATACCCGGACAAACTCTCCTTTGTCCTCTGGGCTACGGAAACCATCCGGCATGAAGGGGTGATGGAGTCCCAGATTATGTATCTCCTGGGGATTAAGCCCAAGTGGGATGAGCGGGGCCGGGTTGTCGGGGTGGAAGCCATACCCAGAAAGGAGCTGGGCCGGCCCCGGATCGATGTCACCATGGCGCCGTCCGGGCTTTACCGGGACGTTTTCCCCAATCTCATGGACCTGCTTGATCAAGCAGTGACTTTGGCCAAACAGCAAGATGAAGCTGACAACCTGCTCCGGGACAATATCAGGCGCACCCGGCAGATGCTCCTGGAGAAAGGCGTTGCCCTGGAGCTGGCAGAAAGGCTGGCCGCAGTGAGGCTCTTCACCACCCCTCCCGGCGCTTACGGGACCAATCTGGATAAGGCCATTGTCCAATCCAACTCCTGGGACAAGGACGAACAACTGGCGGACATCTATCTTAGACAGATGAGCCATGTATATGGGCAAGGGTTTTGGGGGGACAAAATTGAGAACCTGGATAAGAATACCCGGAAGGCCGAGGATATCAGCCTGACCCTGTTTAAATCCGCCCTGTCCGGTACCAAGATGGCGGTGCACAGCCGGTCCAGCAACCTGATTTGCACCCTGGACAGCGATGATTTCTACGGAGAGCTCGGCGGCATGGCCATGACTATTCGAGCCCTTGATGGCAAGACCCCGGAGACCTATGTCACCAACATGTCCAATCCGGTGAGTCCCAAACAGGAGACCCTGGAAAAAGTGATGGGCACGGAGATGCGGTCACGATACCTCAATCCCAAATGGATCAAGGCGATGATGAAAGAGGGCTATGCCGGGGCCCGGTTCGTCGATAAGGTCATCGAGAATCTCTGGGGCTGGCAGGTGACGGTGCCCGAGGCGGTGGACGCGGCCAAATGGAATGAGATGTATGAGACCTATGTCCTGGATAAAAACGGCCTGGATATCAAAAAGATGTTCAAGGACGCCCAGAATATGTGGGCCTATCAATCCCTGGTGGCCCGGATGCTGGAGACGGTGCGGAAGGGATACTGGCAGCCGGATCAGAAGGTCATTGATACCCTGTCCAAGGAGTATGCCGAGAGCGCCAAAGAAGTGGGCATGGCCTGTTGCGAACACACCTGCAATAATCCTATGCTGTCCGACTTCACCTCCGCAGTGCTGATGTCCGTGCCCGGGATGGAAACCAAGGCAAAAGAATTTAAGCAGGCCCTGGATGCGGTAAAAAATATCCAGCAGCCTTCAAAGGCCTTGAACTCGCAGGCTTCTCCGAATGTTACCAGTCCGTCCGCAGATTCCCAGGCTAAGGGTGCTCAAAAGTCTCCGGATGATAAGACTCCGCCGGCAGATTCCCAGGCGAAGCCTTCTCAAGCCTCTCCTGACGCCAAGAGTCAAAAAGTTGAGGGACTCGAAGTGGAAGAGGTGAACCGAGGCGGGTTTTCAGCTACCCCCATCCCCTATCTGTTCATTGCGGGTTTCATAGTCTTCCTGTTGCTCATCAGGGCAGGCTGGAGAAAGAAGGGCGACCTGAGAAGAAGATAA